From Drosophila virilis strain 15010-1051.87 chromosome X, Dvir_AGI_RSII-ME, whole genome shotgun sequence, the proteins below share one genomic window:
- the Rpn13R gene encoding proteasomal ubiquitin receptor ADRM1 homolog, with the protein MQSYANISKVIKVDQSTQTNASKRHHPTAIVSTNASNENDNDGNKSNNSNNSEAFSANNAPNVNVPPAPVDVTHLIAFKAGRMNVGEKMVEPDQRRGLLYLHRDAEQHLHFCWKDRKSDTVEVDIMSEPGYLEFRRVEPCKTGRVYVLKFRRSIKRLFFWMQDPRIDLDDAVCASVNELLESNLQMNEHPPDKSKNYLK; encoded by the coding sequence ATGCAGTCATACGCCAACATTAGCAAAGTGATCAAAGTGGACCAATCGACCCAGACAAATGCGTCGAAGAGGCACCACCCGACCGCGATTGTCAGTACCAATGCCAGTAATGAAAACGATAACGAtggcaacaagagcaacaacagcaacaacagcgaagcCTTCTCCGCCAACAATGCGCCCAATGTTAACGTACCGCCAGCGCCGGTAGATGTTACGCATTTGATCGCATTCAAGGCCGGCCGCATGAACGTCGGCGAGAAGATGGTGGAGCCCGATCAGCGTCGTGGCCTGCTCTATCTGCATCGCGATGCAGAGCAGCATTTGCACTTTTGCTGGAAGGATCGAAAATCGGATACAGTCGAGGTGGACATTATGAGCGAGCCGGGTTATTTGGAATTTCGACGCGTCGAACCCTGTAAAACGGGTCGGGTCTATGTGCTGAAATTTCGCCGTTCAATCAAGCGCTTGTTCTTCTGGATGCAGGATCCGCGGATCGATCTCGATGATGCCGTCTGTGCGAGTGTCAATGAGCTGCTCGAGTCGAATCTCCAGATGAATGAACACCCGCCAGATAAATCCAAAAATTACCTCAAATAG